tgaaaatcaaaaatgaaaaactacagaagaaataagCCAATTCCGagcatatataaattatatttgacCTTTATTTTGCAACGTTTCAATATATTTCATTACTATAGCAACAACATGCGTAAATTCACAAAATAAAAGGAATAGGTGTATGCAAATCTAATCTCTACTTCAGAGTCAGAGTGATTTTTTCGATCGACCCTCGACTTCAAGATACGTTAGGCCATAAAATTTcttccaaaattttaaaaaaaatggaaaaactaCAAAACAAAAAATGTTTTCGCTTTTTTCActccaaattattttcaaatattcaaAAAGTTTTATATGCCAACTGttagacaataaaattttgagctcgtaaataaataatcgagacaagaaaaatactacaataatagttttattgatttcaataagtgagtgttacaatctctataaatCTTCTAATTCACCTTTTCGAAAataaattcaagggtttcgagcttgatcttgaatttgaacttgatttgttgatttaaCGGACTTGAttttgacttgtacttgaattcaaggacctttgggcttgttcttgaatcCTGTGGTCTTGATATTGAATCTTGATTTGTGGATTTGgtgaacttgatcttgacttgtacttgaatttcaAGAGCctttgaacttgttcttgaatcttgtagtcttgatcttcaatcttgatgaactgatcttgaatgtttgaatttgtagagaaatctgcggcgtttgatccacgagcgtTTTCTTGCTTCTTGCTAGAATTGTTGGTCCTTTTTTTGTATtatgagaccctatttatagttgtaagaagtaaagagtcatgataaatgtgAACTTCCTTTGACCTTTTAGATCTAAGTGACGCGACGCCTTTTATGAGCTTTTGATTTTACTAGGCCTTctacatcattttgacatgtggcatggtcctattggatccttcacttgacttggcatgccacgtcatctGACACATGGCATACGATTGGacctctagaatatgataatatacTGGGCTTAGCAAAGTAGGCTCATCATTTACAGCCCAAATCAATGAGCTAacccaataaaaattgaactttaattaaattcatacatgTGTGGACTTAAattattaatccacaatatttaatTAGAACTAATATATTTAGAATTTAATATAACCCAAATTTAGTACGGattttaattcaataaaattatattgCCCACAAAATGCCCCCTGCTTCAGGACTTgtctaaatatttaattttttagagaCTATACTTGAAGTATGATTTATGCTTCTTTCATACTTCAAAGATCTTCATACATATGAACACCTCATTTAttagttgagaaaatttaaagttgAACCATATTGATATTACCTCtcaaaaaactctttttttttatgaatctCTACACGTAAGATccattggtgaggcatgatattcaatttcaaatagattttgaaaaatattttaccgCCTTACTTAACCAGGGATAAAActcttcaaatttgaatttatattggagaaggaaacaacctccaatttgaatttgtgtgggagaaggaaacaacctccaatttaaatttatattggagatgGAAATAAcctttaatttgaatttgtattggagatgaaaactcttccaatttgaatttctATTAAAGAtggaaataacctccaatttgaatttatattggaagAGGAAATaaccttcaatttgaatttgtattagaGATGGAAgctctttcaatttgaatttatattagaGAAGGAAATATCCATTCTACAACTCTATAAAATGATGTAGGTTCCCCACTTTTCAATATCAAGTTTGAGGTTTTCAAGCCATgaataatattgaggtaattcATTTCCCTTctacttttcctttatttttgtcACCTTTTTTTCAGTCCAGTATGTTAGTGGTTTTAAATTCATATCTCATTGtaggaatatcaaaatcataaatcgTTTGATAATCCAGAAACTAGACTTCCTGATCtataacatataaaaattcaGATTTAAAATCCTTCAATGtaattttcaacaatttttttaagTTATCTCTCAATTTTATCATGTTTCTCAAATCTATGCGTCTTTGccaaaactttcatatcttgaagtagaaAGAACGAAATCATAAGCCGCTTGATTCCTATGAAACTAGAAATAAAggcatatttaaaatttattagtcAATACCTTTGAGATCTTTTCACATACTGTACcaaaatcaataattaattttgatgcaCCAATAGTTTTAGATTTGTGTAGTGAGACCAAAAAATTTATATCTCAATGTGggagtatcaaaattatgatcTGCTTGATTCTATAGATGCCAGAAACatgaatatatatcatattcaagatttaaaatttatgatctttgaAATTGTTCTAGGCAATATTTTGAAATTGATAATAATTTTTGTCCggcataaaattttaaatttgtgttgcctcaccaaataatttatatcttaatTCAGAAACGTCACAATCAAAGGGTATTTTGATTGTTGCAAATCAAATTTTGAGGGTTTCATTCTCACCataatattttgtttcaattcaaGTCAGTGATACATGACTTTTAAGTTCAAAACATCCCATCAGGTACCAGTCTCTCTCCTACTTGTGATTTCCTTGTGTTGTCTCTTTTTTTCTTGTAGAATCAAAGCAGATAACAATATGCAAAAATCGACTTAGGGTGCAatagtttaacttcgcctccgtacacttTAAGACTGACCAATTTGACTTTAAGATGGTGGCTATGCAACAACCgtcttaaggtgcgagagtttaactttgcctccataCACTCTAAGATCAACCAATTTGATTTTAAGATAGTGGCTATGCAACAATTGGCttagggtgtgagagtttaactatGCCTTCGTatactctaagaccgaccaattttaCTTCAAGGTGGTGACTTTTCTTCAAGTATGGTCACTTTCaccgatgcacttatgcaatggtcgtCTTTAAGTATGGGTCTTTTCACCGATGCACTTATgtaatggtcttctttaagtatgggccctttcaccaatatatttatgcaatggtcttctttaagtatggatCCTTTGACCGATGTATTTGTGCAATGGTCTTTTTTAAGTATGGACCCTTTCACGATGCaattatgcaatggtcttctttaagtatgggctcTTTCACTGATGCACTTAcacaatggtcttctttaagtatgtgCGCTTTCACCGATGCACTTATGCAACGGTCTTCTTCAAAATATAGGCCATTTCACCGATGcgcttatgcaatggtcttctttaagtatggtccctttcatcgatgcacttattcatggtcttctttaagtattgGCCCTTTCACAGATGtatttatgcaatggtcttctttaattatgggccctttcaccaatgtacttatgcaatggtcttcattAAGTATTGGCCCTTTCAAGGATgcatttatgcaatggtcttctttaagtatgggccctttcaccgaTGCACTTATGTAATGATCTTCTTTAAGTATTGGCGCTTTCACGGATGCATTTATGCAacggtcttctttaagtatgaaCCGTTTCATTGATGTAATTATGCAATGatcttctttaagtatgagccTTTTCATTGATGCACTTATACagtggtcttctttaagtatgggccctttcactgatagacttatgcaatggtcttttTTAAGTATGAGCTATTTCACAGATGCAATTATGCAATGGTATTCTtgaagtatgggccctttcaccgatgcatttatgcaatgatcttctttaagtatgggccctttttcAATGGTCAGCttacactacaaaaaaaatagcATTTAGCGACACGCCATATTCGTCGCTATCATATGAAAATCCGTCGCTAAATATAAATAGCGACGGAATAGCAACGGAATTCGTTCTGTCGCTATATTGCTCGTTGCTAACCTCATAGCgataaaaaattaaattccaTTGCAAAATTTGTGACCAATTAGCGATGAAACAGTTTGGTTGTTGATATTACTGACGTACATTTTCGTTGCTATAGCATTGCTATTCCCAAAATTCATTTTGATCGTGGCTTAATTTACGACAGAATATTTTATTGTTGATCCGTTACAACATAATTTGGTCTACTTATTTAGCAACCAAATTTATCCATTgctaaagtttttcagtagctACGACTGAtgttagtcactaattttttgtcGCTAATTACAGCCGTCTTTAGCAACTAAATTAATCCGTCcctaaagtttttcagtagcaacgacaaaagttagtcactaattttttgtcgctaataattttataagaaaatagttgaaacacgtaaattataaaatgattaaatatcCAACATTCAAATAGAtagcaaaattcacaacaattgtGTCCAACACCcataatttcaagtattttatcaaacataaactaatgtcAAAATAGTCTATCAAAAATTAGTGCAACGATCATGGACTACGAATAATATGAAGCTACGAATCaacgtcgtcatcatcatcatgagtTGGAGGAGGATCAAGCACGGCCCCATCTTGTACCCTAGTACCACCTACACGCTCAATAACTATCGAAAGAAAATGAGTAGTAAAGGCCGAAATCAATTGTTTCACCAACTCCTCCATATTTGTTGTCGATAAAGAAATCGAAGGTGGTACTGATGATGTGGAAGCATTGCAGGCACACAGTTTTTTCCCAAAGTAACTTGTTGCTTCAGATCCAAGACCAAACaatcttttcttctttgctcCTCTCGCAGCTTCATAATATGTCTCCAATTGATCTATTTCAGATTCACATTGTACTTTTTTCCGTATAATTTCTTCATACCTTTCCTGTAACAAGTGAAGTTATTAAAATAGACTTAAGTTCATgtcaacacaaaagaaaaataagagatgaGTATCATATCGTTAGATGTAAGTTATGGACTTACATGTAGAAGTCGGGAACGCTCACCAACAAAAGATTTTCCATCATGATTATGTGTATGGACGTGCAAATGTAACTCACTTGGAGTTGGATCTCGACCTATTTTAAGAGCCTATAAAAAATTTTCAGGTATTTAGAATAAGACCAACGTACATTAGCAGTATACCAAAAGAGAATCATGACACACCACCAAGTTTCTTTGCCCTATTCTAAGCAAAAAAAATGTCACCAAACATGTTGGTATAgcagcaaaataaagagaaaaaagaagagagtAGCCAGAAAGAATTGCtgcaaaaaaagaggaaaaacaagaGAAACTGCAGCAACTgcttgttgaaaaaatagcataaaACCAGCAGCAACTGCAATAACAGAAAATAGCAGCAGTAACAATTTCCAGCAACTATTAGTGTAACAAATAAGAATGCACATGTAGAAAACAGCTGCTGCAGTTCTGGAAAACAACAACTATTGGTTTCTTGGGCAGTATGTTGCAGTTCTGGAAAACAGCTGCTTGCTAGAAAAGTAGCATAAAACCAGCAGCAGCTGCAATAATAGAAAACAACAGATATGTTCCACAGAGAAAATACTCTTTTTATTGCAAGATAGATAGAGGTAAGATTACAAATACACTACCCTCACGCACACGGTGAGATTACACTAGCTACGTTGTTGGTTGGAACCATGAAATACAGTTAGCATGTCAACAACCAAAAGAACATAGCAGCAGCCCAAACAAAATAACTTTTCGGGTTGATGAACAATGTTCATGAAATATATACTTACAAGTTTTTTTCGGTGCTCTCCAGCTGTGATAGAGCCACCAGTGTATGTCCCAGTAGCTACTTCATGTCCATCACAACGATTCTTTGAAATTATCTCAGACTTCTTAACACAGTCATCACTTTACCAAAGTTCCATCCACTTTTCCCACACATGGTCATTTATAAATTCCGGTTGAACTGTAGCTCTATGCTTCTTCATATTGGAAATGAAATTCTTGTAGCATAATGCAGCCTTCTTCATCCATTGTTGCTTCACCAGAACTTCACTAACGGAAGCATCCCAATAGAAATTCTTCTGAAATTcagtttaaaataatataattaagtgtTAGCTGCAAACTCAAACAACTTCTATTGATTATGATCTTAAAAAACATACCTTGAATTCTCCAAAATAACCATCTTTGACATCTTGTGAAACACCTTTCCAGTTGATCCCATTACGATCaacttcacttttgaaagacaATGTAATGGAACTAGAGCATTTGGAAGATGGTTCCAACCTAtacaacatcaaattaaaaatcaataacaCTACACAACATCTATGTACAAAAATAGTAAACATATAAGTAGTAGGTACTAACCCTGAAGAAGTCAAAAAAATAAGGGTCCGAGCATTGTTACAACTGAAATCTCCTAAAGCAGATACATTTCTCTGACTAGATGTTTCCTTAGCTGTTGTGTTGCTTTGAGCATTCATATTCTGGCCTGTTGGGCTGCTTTGGTTAGGTGAAACAGGAGATGTCTCAGGAATGACCGGTGTTTGATTGGGTGGCATAGTCGAATGGAACTTGTATCATCCTATTCGATTACTGGAGCTGGAATAGAAGGAATTTTTGCACGATTAGCAGCCTTACTCCTGCCTGTGGACTTGCCGGCACGATATCCACCTCGAGTCATATCTGAAAAATAACGGTGTCATTAGATTATCactattaaaaatcaaattaaaatgatGCAATATGAAAAATTAGCAGATTATTAAAAGGAAACCAAAAACTTATAAAATGATgatatcttagagaaaaattagtaaaaacaaCATACAACAAAGCTAAAATAACACATTTTTTTGAAGCACTTGGCACAGtctatgttttgaactaaaaacAAACTACAACAAAGCTAAAATAGCAAATTCCGTAGTTTCTTACTAACAACAAAGCTAAAATAGCAGATATTTATCAAGTTCTATTCACTATCTATGTCTTCTTCAAACTCTTCCTCTTCATCCTCCTCCTCAGTTTCCTCGGTTTCATATTCTTCTTCTGTACATCCATCTTGAATTTCATGatgctcttcaaataaaccatcattaaGAGGTTTATTCATTTCAAGTACACCCCCATTTGGATCGTACAATAGAATATCTTCATCTACAGAAATAGACATATCTATCTCATGgacttcaacttcttcaacttgaAAAGGAACATTCAGTTCTGAAGTTATCACCACTTCCTCAACTggtaatttaataacattttgaGGTTTGACCTTTAATACAGCTAGCCAATCTTCTTTGTCCTTTTTCTTGCTTGGATAAGGTACATAACATACTAGCGTTGCTTGCATTACAAGAATAAAAGGCTCATACTTTTTATATCGACGATGATGGTTAATATCAACCAATTTGTACCAATCATGCTTCTTAACACCGACATCTATTATTGGGTCAAACCATTCGCATTTGAATAACACAGTTTGCTTTAAAGGTGCTTCACGTTATTCCACTTGTATGATCTCTTTTATTCTCCTATAATAATCCCTAAAATTTGGATCTGAGATACAAACTCCACTATTTATTGTTGATCTCATGCTACCATGACATTCTATGTGAAATTTATATTTGTTaacaaaataaattgaatgaGATGTAGCTCCTATTAATGGTCCACGACCAAGACTACGCAAGTATTCATTTTCAATGGGATTGCACCGAGgctatttaaaaaaaacaaagatcTAGTTAAACATGAGAATCCAatttgagtacatgaatcattatatgaaagttaatatttatttaaatcttaCATATCCCTTGAACCATAATGCGAAATTTTCTTCAAGGCTCTCATCTATTTCGCTTTGAGAGAGATTCGAAAATTCTTCTTCCAAATATTGCAGGTACATACTTCAttgcaacaaattaatttttatataagaagtcatgatataagaatagattttattattattaattaagagAATTTGGTTACCTCACAAATGGCTCAACCTCCtcacaatttagtaaaatataagtttGAGCTGTCTTGATTTCATTTAAGATTAAATCTCTTTTCTTTGCTTCTCCCTAAAGTCGACCTGGATGGGAGAATATTGAAagatttcctttaagatcttccaCAACACCACCATCGTCATTACGATCCACATTATGATTTCGTGACATGACATGAGGTtcaaactaatgagaaaatagttgTGTTGACTCCATCATCAAGTACGCTTCACAAATGGAACCCTCAACACTAGCTTTATTCCCAATCATCTTTTTAAGAGTTCCCAAATACCTATATACAGAAAAAGATGTAACATTATGTTTTGGAAGGTTATGTATTAATTAACCGTCACAAGTTTGACATAGAGCTACATATTTACCTTTCAAAGGGATACATCCATCAATATTGCACAGGTCCAGCAACCCTTGCTTCATATGGAAGGTGCACAGGAAGATGTTCCATTGAGTCAAAGAACCCAGGAGTAAATATACGTTCCAATTTGCACAAAATTTGTGGAATATCTCTCTCTAATCACACCATATTATCCACTCGTAGAGCGGTCGAAGTaagatccttaaaaaataagCTCAATTATGTAAGTGTATGCCACACATTACTAAGAAGTAGTTCACAAAAAGCAATAGGCATTAGTcgttgcatgaacacatgacaatCGTGACTCTTCATTCCAAATAACCTTTTCGTATTTGTATCTGGCAACCAACCCAAATTTGAAATATACCCATCTGGAAACTTTAAGCATTTCACCGAATTAAATAAGATCGCCCTTGCTTCCTTGTCTAATGTATAGACAGCTTTTGGATATTGGCCATTACTATCCTTTCCCAATTGAGGTCGATCACAATATGTTGTCGTATCTAACCGTGACTGTGGATTATCTTTAGTTTTGTCATCAAAATTAAGAACAGTGTTAATTACAttatcaaagaagtttttctcaatatgcataaCATCAAGATTATGTCGAATCATGTTAGAACTCCAGTATGACAAATCCTAAAAGATGCTTCACTTTTTCCACCCACATgtcttacatattattttattaacttgttCTGCATCTAACTCTGTTACATTTCTTATCCCTAAATTACAAATCTAGTCCAAAATTTCCTCTCATGTTCTATTTGTTGGGGGAGGTCTTCTGGCAGTCTGgcctttaagaaagttctttcgaTCGCTCCTAAATGAGTGGTGCTGGTCAAGAAACATTCTGTGGCAACCAAACCAGATTGTTTTCTTCCATGCTGCAATCTAAAAGATTGTGTTTCCTCCATACAATATGGACATGCTAATTTACCTGCAGTACTCCATCCCAATAACATAGAATATGCAGGAAAGTCACTAATTGTCCACATCAAAGCTGCCCTTAATTGAAAGTTTTGCCTTTTTGAGATGTCAAATGCTTCCACACCTGTCTCCCAAAACAAGGTCAACTCCTTAATTAGGGGTTGcagataaacatcaattttatgtttgggatTGCTGGGACCTGGAACAATGATAGTTAAGAATATATAAGCCTCTTTCATACATATTTTTGGAGGTAAATTGTATGGAGTAACAATCACTAGCCAGGAAGAATATTTTCTTCCAGACTGACTGAATGGTTGAAAACCATCTGTACATAACCCCAACCTGACATTTCTTGGTTCAGTGGCAAAAAAGGGATGACTTTCATTGAAGTGCTTTCAAGCCTCAGAATCTCATGGATGGCACATCACACCATCCTCTTTTTTATGCTCATGATGCCATCTCATGTCAACAGCTGTAGCATGAGATGCATATAATCTTTGCAATCCTGGAATCAAACGAAAATAATACATTCTCTTGTAAGGGACCAATTTCCTCTTATGATAGGCAACACAGCGCTTATACCTTGGCTTGCGACAAAATTTACAAGATGTAAGgtgttcatcatcatcaccccaatacaacatacatcctgattcacaacaatcaatctttTCAACTGGCAAACCCAAGCTACGCACTAACTTCTTCGTCTGATAATAGTTATCAAGCACGATGTTATCTTCAGGTAAAGACTCCTTAAGCAATTACATCATTTGGTTATAGCCTCTCTGTGACATATTGTTCTCCATTTTAATATTCAACATTCGAGAGATAACTGCTAGTTGAGAGAGGGATGAACCGGGATATAATTCTGCATCAGCAGCATCTaacaaatcataaaattttttggAAACGGGATTAGGATCTTCCTCCATTGAATGTTGAAAAAGATGAGATGATTCGGGTTCACGATTGCTATAAGATTGCCAGCTTAAACCTTGAGAAAAGTTGGGACCAGCTGCATCCAAAATCATTTGTCGGTATGGATTCTCTTCGAATATTGGTTGACCACCACCATGCAATGCATTACCATAAGAAGTCTCACTTATATCATCTGTTTCCCCTTGATGcttccaaataaaatagttctCAATAAATCCAGATTGATAAAGGTGACATTTAACAGTTTCAACATCCATGAatttatagttctgacattttgcACATGGACATCTAACTTTGTCACCACTCATACGATTTGGTTGAGaacatgaaaattgaataaattcATCCACCCCGGTTACAAATCTAGAGTATAAACCCCATCGGTCATCTAACCTCTCATACCTCCAACTACGCTTTAGATTATTCATGTTCCTATtaaggttgaaataaaaaaaggataatcAGTGCTAATTAACCAGCTTAATAAGAAACACGACAATTAgtcttaattaataattaaccTTGTTGGAAATGTTTATTAACAAATACAATAATGTATGATCAGGCTTTATATAAAGAACTACTTAgcaaagaaagcataattaagtTGATCAATTGACAGTTAAATAGTTTCACTAAATTATTCAAACTTATGCTCTTAAAGTAGAAAACAAAACTAGTTTACCTTTAAAATAAGATGAAAGTGATACATACTTCTATTTTAAGTTACAAACATAATCGAGAAGCCAACAAGCttaccaagaaaaattaaaaagtcgaAAGAAAGTTTTTAAACACACCTGATTGAATACAATACTCCACTTATTTTACCACCAATCTACAACTGCACTACACCAATTCCAGTAAAAAGACACCTAAAAGATAAGTGTATCAAATAAGTATTTGAATATATGACATGCCCCGTTAATATTTTTGCAGAATCCAAGCAACATTGATGTACATACAAAACATTTGTAAAGAATCGGTTATCGATTTATTGGTTAAAACTATTTCCCTTATATATTTTAGAGCTTCCGTGGAATATAGAAgtattatgaaataacttttttttcttcagtaCAGTTGGATAAATAACATATGATGTACATATGATGGCTAAATAACATGGAATAACTTTTTATCTTCAGTACAGttggataattttattatgtGTTTTGTGAAGTACCTCTAAATTTTCATACAATTGCAAGACTAACTTAAGGATTCAAAAAGCTCCTCTTATAATTAGAGAAGAAGTTAATGCATCACTTTGGAGGCATTGGTTGCTAGAGACTACCCTAAGAAGAAAACCGCTTGTTTAACTTTAATTACGAAATTGATACATATGATTCAAACCATACACATTGATACCCGATATATAAAGGACAAGGGTATATTTCAAAATAATCCAGTTTCAACTTCTAACTTCACCATTCAACTAATAAACCGACCACATAAGACAAAAGTTTACATTGCTTCACTAGCCATAGTCCAAAGAAATTGTTATGATGCTTTTGTATCAGTATCCAAACAATCCTCCAGGATGCTTTTAGACTTACAATGTGAAGAAGCTAATCTTTCCCTCCCTGGACGAATAAATACTCAAAAGTGCTCTAAGCATATTCCAACTACCAAAGATGGATTTCTACCATAGGATTAGGCTAAGTTAAATGCCTCAGAGGATAGCTCTACGTC
The Capsicum annuum cultivar UCD-10X-F1 chromosome 6, UCD10Xv1.1, whole genome shotgun sequence DNA segment above includes these coding regions:
- the LOC107874025 gene encoding uncharacterized protein LOC107874025; this translates as MPPNQTPVIPETSPVSPNQSSPTGQNMNAQSNTTAKETSSQRNVSALGDFSCNNARTLIFLTSSGLEPSSKCSSSITLSFKSEVDRNGINWKGVSQDVKDGYFGEFKKNFYWDASVSEVLVKQQWMKKAALCYKNFISNMKKHRATVQPEFINDHVWEKWMELCCCWFYATFLASSCFPELQHTAQETNSCCFPELQQLFSTFAAAILSGYSLLFSLYFAAIPTCLALKIGRDPTPSELHLHVHTHNHDGKSFVGERSRLLHERYEEIIRKKVQCESEIDQLETYYEAARGAKKKRLFGLGSEATSYFGKKLCACNASTSSVPPSISLSTTNMEELVKQLISAFTTHFLSIVIERVGGTRVQDGAVLDPPPTHDDDDDVDS